A region from the Acidobacteriota bacterium genome encodes:
- a CDS encoding ABC transporter permease codes for MAKRLISLFPPEFRSEYAREVLETLSQRAHEVRGRSFRRRLLFWTREYRSLLLQALHLRFKRPRQGRVRRRTRWNMLKTLPVDLKRTLRGLAKRPGFTALAVITLALGIGANTAIFSLIDQVILRSLPYFDSDRLMTVWFHDLEDFERINSATPADYLDWRDQVSGYESMAAYFYSNFDLQAEGSEPESIRTVLALGDLLGVLGVKPAHGRTWTSEEGRQVNVGEEGAPEDGRAGVIVLSHDLAQRLYDSPEQAVGQELRLSGRPHAVLGVMPAGFYFPFARIEAWLPVQLSPGSAENRSEYFLRALLRLPDSPGARQRLEAEYQSLAARMRQEHPVSNGDSGIRLMPLQEVLVSDVRDSLVLLWLAVGAVLLVACVNLANLMLVRNMGRTREMAVRKALGAGRLQTLWQSLLESLALAAAGGAAGVLLAWLGLDAVKALAPADMPRLDEVAIDPRVLLFSLAISLAAGVFFGILPALRISRQDPASALAGGRTSAGGQSASRFQRGLVVAEVALSVVLLIAAGLTLRSFRQVVSQHPGYEAEGLLAVSLYVPDYRYPERSHVNSYFQRVVEESRALPGVTAASYSSVLPLSGGGNSAWLQVRERPHGEGQSPPSVYYRVAQRDLFRTLGMSVKRGRDFEPQDRADAPPVAVVNEAFFKRYLQDQNHDPFNTHISLGPVGFMPWMRIVGVVGDVRNQGLDQETRPAVFLLREQLVWDWRFVQLIVRSSPGMLDGTRAQLRETLRRIDPQIPVFQIREVKQDIAASVGLRRSVVRLLASFAALALLLSGVGLFGVVSFTVGRRIPEIGIRMALGAAPSRIAAWVFRNGLIPVALGLVLGLAASFPLTALLRNQLYGVGRGDPLTLAAVAFGLIVVAVLACWHPARRATRTDPVHALRAE; via the coding sequence TTGGCCAAGCGGCTAATCAGCCTCTTCCCGCCAGAATTCCGCAGCGAATATGCCCGCGAGGTGCTGGAGACTCTCAGTCAGCGCGCCCACGAGGTACGCGGACGCTCATTCCGGCGCCGCCTGCTCTTCTGGACCCGCGAATACCGTTCGCTGCTGCTTCAAGCCCTGCACCTGCGCTTCAAACGCCCCCGCCAGGGACGTGTCCGCCGACGAACGAGGTGGAATATGCTCAAGACCCTTCCCGTCGACCTGAAACGAACCCTGCGCGGCTTGGCCAAGCGTCCCGGATTTACAGCCCTGGCCGTGATCACCCTGGCCCTGGGCATCGGAGCCAACACGGCCATTTTCAGCCTCATCGACCAGGTCATCCTGCGCTCGCTGCCCTATTTCGACTCCGACCGCCTGATGACGGTCTGGTTTCACGATCTTGAGGACTTCGAGCGCATCAACTCCGCCACTCCCGCCGACTACCTCGACTGGCGCGATCAGGTCAGCGGCTACGAGTCGATGGCGGCCTATTTCTACTCCAACTTCGACTTGCAGGCCGAAGGCAGCGAACCCGAGAGCATCCGCACCGTCCTGGCCTTGGGCGACCTGCTGGGCGTGCTGGGGGTGAAGCCCGCCCACGGACGCACCTGGACCTCCGAGGAGGGCCGCCAGGTCAACGTCGGCGAAGAAGGAGCCCCGGAAGACGGCCGTGCGGGGGTCATCGTGCTTTCCCACGACCTGGCCCAGCGCCTCTACGACTCTCCCGAGCAGGCGGTGGGTCAGGAGCTGCGCCTGAGCGGACGTCCTCATGCCGTGCTGGGCGTGATGCCCGCCGGCTTCTACTTCCCCTTCGCCCGCATCGAGGCCTGGCTGCCCGTGCAGCTCTCTCCGGGTTCGGCGGAAAACCGCAGCGAGTACTTCTTGCGCGCTCTGCTGCGCCTGCCCGACTCGCCCGGCGCACGCCAGCGCCTGGAGGCCGAGTACCAGTCATTGGCGGCACGCATGCGCCAGGAGCATCCCGTCAGCAACGGCGACTCCGGCATCCGGCTGATGCCCTTGCAGGAGGTGCTGGTATCCGATGTCCGCGACTCGCTGGTCCTGTTGTGGCTGGCGGTGGGAGCGGTGCTGCTGGTGGCCTGCGTCAACCTGGCCAACCTGATGCTGGTGCGCAACATGGGGCGGACGCGCGAAATGGCCGTGCGCAAAGCGCTGGGCGCCGGACGCCTGCAGACCCTCTGGCAAAGCCTGCTGGAAAGCCTCGCACTGGCCGCCGCTGGAGGCGCCGCCGGCGTCCTGCTGGCCTGGCTGGGCCTGGACGCGGTCAAAGCACTGGCGCCCGCCGACATGCCGCGCCTGGACGAGGTCGCCATCGACCCGCGCGTGCTGCTCTTCTCGCTGGCCATCTCGCTGGCGGCTGGTGTCTTCTTCGGCATCCTGCCGGCCCTGCGCATTTCCCGCCAGGACCCCGCTTCGGCCCTGGCCGGCGGACGCACCAGCGCCGGCGGACAGTCGGCCAGCCGCTTCCAGCGCGGACTGGTGGTGGCCGAGGTAGCGCTCTCCGTGGTGCTGCTGATCGCCGCCGGACTGACCCTGCGCAGCTTCCGCCAGGTGGTGTCCCAGCACCCCGGCTATGAAGCCGAGGGATTGCTGGCCGTCAGCCTCTACGTTCCCGACTACCGCTATCCCGAGAGGAGCCATGTCAACAGCTATTTCCAGCGCGTGGTGGAAGAGTCGCGGGCCCTGCCCGGCGTCACCGCCGCCAGCTACAGCTCCGTCCTGCCCCTTTCCGGGGGCGGCAACAGCGCCTGGCTGCAAGTCCGCGAGCGTCCTCACGGCGAGGGCCAGTCGCCTCCCTCGGTCTACTACCGGGTGGCGCAACGCGACCTCTTCCGCACCCTGGGGATGAGCGTCAAGCGCGGACGCGATTTCGAGCCGCAAGACCGGGCCGATGCCCCGCCCGTGGCCGTGGTCAACGAGGCCTTCTTCAAGCGCTATCTGCAAGATCAGAATCACGATCCCTTCAACACCCACATCTCGCTGGGACCGGTTGGATTCATGCCCTGGATGCGCATCGTGGGGGTGGTGGGCGACGTCCGCAACCAGGGACTCGACCAGGAAACCCGTCCCGCCGTCTTCCTGCTGCGCGAGCAACTGGTGTGGGACTGGCGCTTCGTCCAGCTCATCGTCCGCTCGTCGCCGGGCATGCTCGACGGCACCCGCGCCCAACTGCGCGAGACGCTGCGCCGCATCGATCCTCAGATTCCCGTCTTCCAGATCCGCGAAGTCAAGCAGGACATCGCCGCCTCGGTGGGGCTGCGCCGTTCGGTGGTCAGGCTGCTGGCCAGCTTCGCCGCGCTGGCCCTGCTTCTCTCCGGCGTCGGACTCTTCGGCGTGGTCAGCTTTACGGTGGGACGACGCATCCCGGAAATCGGCATCCGCATGGCCCTGGGCGCCGCCCCCTCGCGCATCGCCGCCTGGGTCTTCCGCAACGGACTGATTCCAGTGGCCCTGGGACTGGTCCTGGGCCTGGCCGCCTCTTTTCCCCTGACAGCCCTGCTGCGCAACCAACTCTACGGCGTCGGGCGGGGCGACCCGCTCACTTTGGCGGCGGTAGCCTTCGGTCTCATCGTGGTCGCGGTCCTGGCCTGCTGGCACCCCGCCCGCCGAGCCACCCGCACCGACCCCGTCCACGCGCTACGGGCCGAGTGA